The genomic region GATTTTAATGTCAATTTCATTTTTATTCTCTCCTTCTGCTATAAAAAAATGTAAACAAAAAACCGTGAGCAAAAGGCTCACGGTTTAACCGTCCTTTTGCCCCAACATGAACAGCTCATCAATGAATAAAATTGGGCATTTTATTCTGACAGTATTATACTTATTCAGTATAATCCCAGTATCACATTCGATACTTCGGCGAATTCCCCTTTCGTTTCCTACTCTTGGTTTTCGCGGCCTCTGGTTCATATTGTTTTGTTTATTCTCTGTACTATAGCGAAGATAATTTGAATTGTCAATGCTTAATATCATCAAATTCTAATAATTCATTTTAGTATTCATAAATAATCTTTTTTCTTCAACCAAAAGATAGTCACAATACTAATTAGAATAGAAATACCCAGTAATAAAAAAAATGAGAATGGGCTATTATCTAATGGCAGTCCCACATTCATTCCCCAAAAAGAACCGATAATAGTTGGAATAGTGAGGACAACTGTGAGAGAGGTCAAAAATTTCATAATATTATTTAAATTATTAGAAATAACACTTGAGAAAACTTCGCTTAAATGATCAATCATATCCGTTGATTCTCGAACCATCACTGAGGCTTGACGGGAAGCAACCTTAATGTCATGTAGTAATTCTCTTTCAACCCGGTCGTTGGAAAAAATTTCTTCCTCTACTAAATTTTTTATAATCTCATGATTTTCAGTAATACCAGTATCAAAATAGACCAAATTTTTATGGATAGCGATCAGTTTATAAAAAGCTTCGTTTCTTGTCGTGTTGATGATATTTTGTTCCATATCTGTTATTGTTTTATCAATATCCATAATCATCTGAACATAACTTTGGGTCAACTCCCATAATAAATCCAATAAGATATGGGAACTAGATATTGACCCTTCTGAGTGGTTCATTTGCAATTTTTCAATAAAGTGGACATGACTAGGCGAGATGGTAAAAATTCTATTCGACAATAAAATAATCGCTAAAGGACGCGTTTCATATTCAACGTAACTATGATAATCATTCATAATTTGCGGATAAGAAACAAGCATCAATCTAATGGGCTCTCCAAATTTATTTTGCGTGACTTCTAAACGCGGCACTTCATACCGATCAAGCGCATCTTCTATAAAATCTAATGGAACCCCCATCTCCTCCGTCAAAAACAGTTTTTCTTCGGAGGTAGGCTTTTCATAGTGAAGCCAATGCACGTAATTGTCTGTCTTTACCGGATTTCCTTTTAATCGAAAATAGGTCATTCTATTCACCACCCTCTTATTATAGTAATACGACTCATATGAAATCTTAAATTACAGAGTAGGATCTACATTTTCTAAAGGTGTCACAGCTGGACCATTTAAAACTTCTCCTTTGTAAGAAAAGCGCGAGCCATGACAAGGACAGTCCCAAGAACGTTCAGCGTTATTCCAATTTAAACCACACCCCATATGTGTACAGGTTGTTTTGACAAGATGAAGTTCACCATCTTGATCACGGTACCCTCCCATTTTTTCACCGCTAACGCTGACTAATCCCCCTTCATCAGCCAGTAAATCATCCGGAACAAGTTTAGGTTGTTTGTTTTTAGAAGTGATGAAATCTTTTCCTACTGTTGTATTTTTGATGAAAAATTGTTTCACATCTGCTGGCTTAAATTTCCCTCTGGTTGGGTCCAACAAATCACGATAAGGGTTAGTTTGCTCCATTATGATATCAGTAATGAGTTTGGCAGAAGTGGCCCCCATTGCCATTCCCCACTTATTAAACCCAGTCGCGACCAAAACATGTGGCGAACGGTGTGTCATTTGACCAACATAAGGGAGTTTATCTAGCGTGGTC from Jeotgalibaca dankookensis harbors:
- a CDS encoding magnesium transporter CorA family protein — its product is MTYFRLKGNPVKTDNYVHWLHYEKPTSEEKLFLTEEMGVPLDFIEDALDRYEVPRLEVTQNKFGEPIRLMLVSYPQIMNDYHSYVEYETRPLAIILLSNRIFTISPSHVHFIEKLQMNHSEGSISSSHILLDLLWELTQSYVQMIMDIDKTITDMEQNIINTTRNEAFYKLIAIHKNLVYFDTGITENHEIIKNLVEEEIFSNDRVERELLHDIKVASRQASVMVRESTDMIDHLSEVFSSVISNNLNNIMKFLTSLTVVLTIPTIIGSFWGMNVGLPLDNSPFSFFLLLGISILISIVTIFWLKKKDYL